A section of the Archocentrus centrarchus isolate MPI-CPG fArcCen1 chromosome 20, fArcCen1, whole genome shotgun sequence genome encodes:
- the LOC115799952 gene encoding S-antigen protein-like: MNPKQPSVGSYSAVLFRGSGRGDSKVARGTEKEERSEEGAEGVEEGAKGVTKGIKGEGAGGPEEAKELNEAEVEGTQGTETKGTEEGTWETKGTEEGEAEGAGGTEAVGAEGTKGVDELTEGTEGTEGADLIEGTKTEGTEGAEGTEAEETGAKGAKGTEGVKGKGNKGIETEGTKETEAGTEGAGGIGAGTETKGIEAKGTEGTKGTEAKGTEAEGRGTTGGAGGTKGTKMTEDGAERTKEGAKGTGGTEGTRAEERAKGTGGTEGTRATEGAKGTKAEGTETVSEGTEAEGAKRNKAEGAEGAKGSEAKGERTEGSEAKGERTEGSEAKGEGAEE; the protein is encoded by the exons ATGAATCCAAAACAGCCGAGCGTTGGCAGCTACTCAGCGGTGCTCTTCAGAG GGTCAGGCAGGGGTGACTCTAAGGTGGCTAGGGGGACCGAGAAAGAGGAGAGATCAGaggagggagcagagggagtagaggagggagctaagggagtGACCAAAGGGATCAAAGGGGAAGGAGCTGGGGGACCTGAAGAGGCTAAGGAACTAAATGAGG CTGAAGTCGAGGGAACCCAAGGGACTGAGACTAAGGGGACCGAAGAGGGGACCtgggagactaaggggaccgaAGAGggtgaggctgagggagctgggggAACTGAAGCTGTGGGAGCTGAAGGGACCAAAGGAGTGGATGAGCTAACAGAGGGGACAGAGGGAACTGAAGGAGCTGATTTGATTGaagggaccaaaactgaaggaACAGAGGGGGCCGAAGGAACCGAAGCTGAGGAAACTGGAGCTAAGGGCGCTAAAGGAACCGAAGGGGTCAAAGGGAAGGGAAACAAAGGGATCGAAACTGAGGGGACTAAGGAAACCGAGGCTGGAACTGAGGGGGCTGGAGGAATCGGAGCGGGGACTGAGACTAAAGGGATCGAGGCTAAAGGAACCGAGGGGACTAAAGGGACAGAGGCTAAAGGGACTGAAGCTGAGGGAAGAGGAACTACAGGGGGAGCCGGAGGAACAAAAGGGACAAAAATGACCGAGGATGGAGCTGAAAGGACCAAGGAGGGAGCTAAGGGGACCGGAGGGACCGAGGGGACCAGAGCTGAGGAGAGAGCTAAGGGGACCGGAGGGACCGAGGGGACCAGAGCTACTGAGGGAGCTAAAGGGACCAAGGCTGAGGGGACCGAAACCGTGTCTGAGGGGACcgaggctgagggagctaaaAGGAACAAGgctgagggagcagagggagctaaggggaGCGAAGCTAAAGGCGAGAGAACCGAGGGGAGCGAAGCTAAAGGCGAGAGAACCGAGGGGAGCGAAGCTAAAGGCGAGGGAGCCGAGGAGtga